A window of Candidatus Gastranaerophilales bacterium contains these coding sequences:
- a CDS encoding phage tail protein — MTQEFYSILTNDGIISQAECLVSSKDLALTKIAVGDSNGIYYEPLKSQTALKNKKWEGNVSEFARKDGKIYAITHIPANEGGFTIREAGVFNAEGKLIVVAKMPETIKQSSATGALKQLLIEIDISMMDTNVLELLVDPSIVTASTQYVDGKLTEYQKTSEKGNANGYAPLDATSKVPIANLPKQSDYNLFDFKMSDHVITDPSWKLADGSWLNKADYPEAYNYLNGLLTGAVDKTENIVHIPMNTYSKIGAVIVDDNFIASGFSAANYILENSLFSPSNKTWEIVRNFTTDTDITTEQVIFNASGPSTECGALVEVISGVLRLYLGSGSGWNLASVQANIPILANTNYYTKLAFTGTAYKLWLNTTGDFSGNSNYTLTSSTPIYNANLPLKNGMSYVAISTGYFKGTINLAKSYTKVGDEIIWDVNTGKLSSENIVANKSVTYKKASDGRKLVSESQSTLMDYLVKKTNSAWYYQLDTINEKFKLPRASNFFEIINDSTGLADFGEAGLPNIVGEAWSGAALSHDTGCFKVTNQVSRGSGGADYAPSVLNFNASLVNKMYGNSESVQPRANKMVLYFKVK, encoded by the coding sequence ATGACACAAGAATTTTATTCAATTTTAACTAATGACGGCATAATATCTCAAGCTGAATGTCTTGTTTCTTCAAAAGATTTAGCGCTAACCAAAATTGCCGTTGGGGATTCTAATGGTATATATTATGAACCCTTAAAGAGTCAGACTGCTTTAAAAAACAAAAAATGGGAGGGTAATGTAAGTGAATTTGCACGTAAAGATGGAAAAATCTATGCAATAACTCATATTCCTGCCAACGAAGGTGGCTTTACGATAAGAGAAGCTGGCGTTTTTAATGCTGAAGGCAAATTAATCGTTGTAGCAAAAATGCCTGAGACAATTAAACAATCATCAGCAACTGGTGCTTTAAAACAGTTGTTGATAGAGATTGACATATCAATGATGGATACTAATGTATTAGAATTATTGGTTGACCCATCAATAGTTACAGCATCTACGCAATATGTTGATGGAAAATTAACAGAATACCAAAAAACTTCCGAAAAGGGCAATGCAAATGGATATGCCCCGCTAGATGCAACTTCAAAAGTCCCAATTGCAAATTTGCCAAAACAAAGTGATTATAATCTTTTCGACTTCAAAATGTCAGACCACGTCATAACCGACCCAAGTTGGAAGCTTGCAGACGGAAGTTGGTTAAACAAAGCTGATTATCCTGAAGCTTATAATTATTTGAATGGATTATTGACTGGCGCTGTTGATAAAACTGAAAATATTGTCCATATCCCAATGAATACATATTCAAAAATAGGGGCTGTTATAGTCGACGATAACTTTATAGCAAGTGGATTTTCTGCAGCAAATTATATTTTGGAAAATTCACTATTCAGCCCAAGTAATAAAACTTGGGAAATTGTTAGGAACTTCACCACAGATACCGACATTACAACTGAACAGGTTATCTTTAATGCCTCTGGGCCATCGACGGAATGTGGGGCATTAGTTGAGGTTATATCTGGCGTGCTTCGACTATATCTGGGAAGTGGGTCAGGGTGGAATTTAGCAAGTGTTCAAGCTAATATCCCAATCCTTGCTAATACTAATTATTATACAAAATTGGCATTTACGGGGACAGCCTATAAATTATGGTTGAATACGACTGGAGATTTTTCAGGAAATTCAAATTATACATTAACCAGTTCAACACCAATATATAATGCCAATCTTCCTTTAAAAAACGGAATGAGCTATGTGGCTATTAGTACAGGTTATTTTAAAGGCACAATAAATCTAGCTAAAAGTTACACCAAAGTTGGTGATGAAATCATCTGGGATGTCAATACGGGCAAACTTTCTTCTGAAAACATTGTAGCAAACAAATCTGTCACCTATAAAAAAGCCTCAGATGGTAGAAAATTGGTTTCTGAATCGCAAAGTACACTCATGGATTATCTCGTTAAAAAAACAAATTCCGCGTGGTACTATCAGCTTGATACAATTAATGAAAAGTTCAAACTGCCAAGAGCTTCTAACTTTTTTGAGATTATTAACGACTCAACTGGACTTGCGGATTTTGGCGAAGCCGGCTTGCCGAATATCGTAGGTGAAGCGTGGTCAGGTGCAGCTTTAAGTCATGATACAGGGTGTTTTAAAGTTACAAATCAAGTATCTCGTGGTAGTGGTGGGGCAGATTATGCACCTTCTGTCTTAAACTTTAATGCTTCATTGGTAAATAAAATGTATGGTAATAGTGAAAGTGTTCAACCTCGTGCTAACAAAATGGTTTTATATTTTAAAGTTAAGTGA
- a CDS encoding phage tail protein I: MMGSLIPVVLQDQSNLAVEKCAAKAFEMDLKPLMIYAFDHVDLKFLPLLAEAFHILGDEGWNFAESEQEKRNLLKNALEIHRYKGTKYALLKVLETLNIQGDIKEWFEYEGNPYYFKVILNVFSRGLSETVEQQLIKLINTFKNARSRLEAIEVYLTSICKQNIFAYTKIGEIITINAKEE; this comes from the coding sequence ATGATGGGTTCTCTAATTCCAGTTGTTTTACAAGATCAAAGTAATTTAGCGGTAGAAAAATGTGCAGCTAAAGCCTTTGAAATGGACTTAAAACCATTGATGATTTACGCTTTTGACCACGTAGATTTGAAATTTTTACCTTTACTTGCGGAAGCATTCCATATTTTAGGAGATGAAGGGTGGAATTTCGCTGAGTCAGAGCAAGAAAAAAGAAATCTTCTTAAAAATGCCCTTGAAATCCACAGATACAAAGGTACAAAATACGCTTTATTAAAAGTTCTTGAAACACTAAACATTCAAGGCGACATTAAAGAATGGTTCGAGTATGAAGGAAATCCTTATTATTTTAAAGTCATTTTAAATGTCTTTTCAAGAGGTCTTTCAGAGACAGTAGAACAACAACTTATTAAATTAATAAATACGTTCAAAAACGCACGCTCTCGACTCGAAGCTATAGAAGTTTATTTGACATCTATTTGTAAACAAAACATTTTTGCTTACACAAAAATCGGTGAAATTATAACAATAAATGCAAAGGAAGAATAA